tagattaaataaaaggaatgtaaaacaaaataaaaaagatccATAAGGACGGATAGTTGGACCTCCAAATAAAAGATTTAATTCCAATTTGACAGTCATAGTCAACAGTACATAGGAAAACTAAACAACATAAGCCCACATAAGCTGACAGACCAAAAACCCCCACTGTGGCAGACAGAATAAGCCCACAATGGCTTTGACAATAATCCCCATACTGATAGACAAAAAACCCCACTGTATCAGACAGAATAAGCCCACAATGGCTTTGACTATAATCCCCATACTGATAGACAAAAAACCCCACTGTGTCAGACAGAATAAGCCCACAATGGCTTTGACTATAATCCCCATACTGATAGACAAAAAAACCCACTGTGTCAGACAGAATAAGCCCACAATGGCTTTGACAATAATGCCCATggataaaattaatcattttaatgtattaaataaGAAACATCTGTAACCATTTTAGTgttattattaagaaaaatgatttaaatgtaatttcttTGTTCTTTTCAAGAATCTGAAGATGCCAGCTCAAACAAGGAAGAGGAAGAAAGGTAAACAGTCTTAGTTAACATGGGTAAACTtggttaattaaaaattaatagcaaagtgtgttttttattataatcgtgtatgaaaaaaattaaatattaatttggcCACCCCCTATGGAGTATTTAGGATGATGCAAATACTTATTTGAGTAGAAATAccttgcaaacaaattttcccaTGGTTTGATGCAACATTTTAGATAGTGtataataaatgcattttttaaaatttattttagaaagTAGAAAGACTGAAGAAGTTACTTATGTAAAAGGTAAGTgttgaatattataaaatattgatatgtcCCCATATTCTAGTGCTGTAAGCTATCAGTTAGTCATTTTTCGAGTGACAGAAAGACAAAACAAATTTAACTGAAGGGATTTTAGCAAgactaaattttaaaatacaaaaatcaagttttacttCCAACTTTTAACATGCATAtcctaaaaattgttttgaatattatgtttCTACGCGAGTTCTCTTCTACCTGTTATTCAGCAAAAGCACCACAAAGTATTAGATTTAGTAATGAGAAAACAACCATGTTCTTTATTAGGcagaaaaattcaaagatacTTATTAATGATGTGGTGACCTTTTCTCTTGGATGATCACGATGGCTGAagtatctttatttatttaacaggCCAAATTGTATACTGTTACTGGAAGGGAATATGGTGGCCAGGTGCTGTGCAGAGTGTTTTGAAAAACGATGTGTACCAAATTTCCTTTTGGAAAGAGGAGGAAAGGTAAggaataatttgatttaaaaggatatagatttttttcatttaaaatgttttatatgaaGGTCTGTGATTTATAAAAAGGAATTTATTGTAAGCAAGATACTAGTATATGATTTTAAGTACCAGTAAATCTGATCTATAATTATGTTAAGGTGTACAAAAATTTACTTTGTGTTGAAAATTCACTGCATCAGTAAGACTTTAACAAACTTCATATCTTTGTTAAATAGTTATACTCCTTCATgtacaaaaaaagtttttgcaaatgtgtATACTTAGCACACAATATATGTAATTGTTTTTCACATCTGTAGGATTACATGTAACAGCCACAATCTCCGTAATTTTCAATGTGACACAGACACAGACTTGATTGCTTCAAGTTTAAGTAAATAAGTTTGGTTTAAATTAGTTCCTTTTGTTCAGaatgttttttcatttaatcttaagTCCAAGAAATGGATATTTTTCTAAGATACTTGTTCATCAGTCAAACATAAGTTATTCCTACTTATGAAATAATCACTgatgaatatttatttgtttttcttttataagtACTACTATcccagaagaaaaaaattccacatccatataaaaaatgttgaattgttaACATTAACCagactgtttttgttttctacTAATGCATGCTATGAGAAGAAGGGCAGGGTTGGACAGTTAAACTTCTAAAATGTgacagaattaaattattacatcATGTGGTGTATTATAAATGTTCAAGACTATATAaccaaacaattttatttattttttaggaaTCGGGCAACTTAAATTTATGTGTTTTCAAACATGAATCATGTCTTGGCAATGTGTTTCATTAAATTGATAATTCGTACAAATTTGTCCTACCATGTTCCTATAAGATGCAGCGAAACAACTGTCCAATACTCCCAAAGAATGATAGATGAATGAAATTACTAGCGTGAAACAAAGCAATAAGAGTTGTTAATAACAGATAATTTATGATTTACTGGTTCTAAAACTgcagaaaaatgtttaacattaaTGAAAGCTCAGGATTCTGCAACCCTTGTATTTTCTTAAAGTATTTTTACTAAACTTTGCAAATGAACAAACTTAATTTTACTAGTTAAAAATACAAGTACTCGCATATTGTAATGCAAGAAATTGAATGCATCATTActaatttcagaaaaaataaagagGCAGGCtgatctgaaaaataaatacatggaaGATGTAGAATATGCTAAATCTTTGAGTAAAAACAAACCGGCACCATCCCATACCTTGAGTTCACAGAGCCCTTCAGCTTGTGAAGAGGTACCTACCACAAGTGATAAGCCGGAACAAGAGAGGACACCACCCCACACCTTGAGTTCACAGAGCCCTTCAGCTTCATGTGAAGAGAAGCCTACCACTAGTGATAAGCCGGAAGAAGAGAGGGTACCACCTCACACCTTGAGTTTACTGAGCGGTCCAGCTTCATGTGAAGAGGTGCATACCACAAATGTTCAGCCGGAACAAGAGAGGTTACCACCCCACACCTTGAGTTTGCAGAACCCTCCAGCTTCATGTGAAGAGAAGCCTACCACAAGTTATAAGCCGGAACAAGAGAGGGTACCACCCAATACCTTGACTTTACAGAGCCCTTCAGCTTCATGTGAAGAGAAGCCTACCACAAGTGATAAGCCAGAACAAGAGAGGGCACCACCCTACACCTTGAGTTTACAGAACCCTCCAGCTTCATGTGAAGAGGTGCCTACCACACGTGATAAGCCGGAACAAGAGAGAACACCTACCCACACCTTTAGTTCACAGAACCCTCCAGCTTCATTCGAAGAGGAGCCTACCACTAGTGATAAGCCAGAACAAGAGAGGGCACCACCCCATACCTTGAGTTCACAGAGCCCTTCAGCTTCATGTGAAGAGAAGCCTATTACAAGTGATAAGCCAGGACAAGAGAGGGCACTATCCCATACCTTGAGTTCACAGAGCCCTTCAGCTTCATTCGAAGAGGAGCCTACCACTAGTGATAAGCCAGAACAAGAGAGGGCACCACCCCATACCTTGAGTTCACAGAGCCCTTCAGCTTCATGTGAAGAGAAGCCTATTACAAGTGATAAGCCAGAACAAGAGAGGGCACCACCCCATACCTTGACTTTACAGAGCAGTCCAGCTTCATGTGAAGAGGTGCCTACCATAAGTTATAAGCCGCAACAAGAGAAAACACCACCTTACACCTTAAGTTTACAGAGCGGTCCAGCTTCATGTGAAGAAGTGCCTTTCACAAGTGTTCAGCTGGAACAAGAGAGGGCACCACCCTACACCTTGAGTTTGCAGAGCAGTCCAGCTTCATGTGAAGAGGTGCCTACCACAAGTGATAAGCCAGAACAAGAGAGGTTACCACCCCATTCCTTGAGTTTACAGAGCGGTCCAGCTTCATGTGTAGAGAAGCCTATCACAAGTGATAAGCCGGGACAAGAGAGGGCACCACCCCATACCTTGAGATCACAGAGTCCTTCAGCTTCATGTGAAGAGGAGCCTACCACTAGTGATAAGCCAGGACAAGAGAGAGCACCACCCCTTACCTTGAGTTTACAGAGCAGTCCAGCTTCACATGAAGAGGTGCCTACCACTAGTGATAAGCCGGAACAAGAGAGGGTACCACCCCATACCTTGAGTTTACAGAGCGGTCCAGCTTCATGTGAAGAGGTGCCTACCACAAATGTTCAGCCAGAACAAGAGAGGTTACCACCCCATACCTTGACTTTACAGAGCGGTCCAGCTTCATGTGAAGAGGTGCCTTCCACAAATGTTCAGCCAGAACAAGAGAGGTTACCACCCCATACCTTGACTTTGCAGAGCGGTCCAGCTTCATGTGAAGAGGTGCCTACCACAAGTGATAGGCCGGAACAAGAGAGGTTACCACCCAACACATTGAGTTTACAGAGTGGTCCAGCTTCATGTGAAGAGGTGCCTACCACAAGTGATAGGCCAGAACAAGAGAGGTTACCACCCCACACCTTGAGTTTGCAGAACCCTCCAGCTTCATGTGAAGAGGAGCCTACCACTAGTGATAAGCCAGAACAAGAGAGGGCACCACCCCTTACCTTGAGTTTACAGAATCCTCTAGCTTTATGTGAAGACAATACCATTACTGGTGAACAGTCCCTTGAGTCTTTATTACCAACTTCATCTACTTTCTCTGCTAGAGATGAAAAGTTACTTAAAGACCTCATGGAATACATTAATTTTAGCAGTGATGAGGATGATGATTGGATTGATGAAATGGATTTGGATTCAGAGTTTATTCCTTCAGAGTCAGAGGAAGAAGAGAGTACTTCTGATGAGGATATATCATCCTCCACCTGTGTTAAAGGTGTTAAGAGAAAGAGTTTTGAAGATGATGTGCTTATTTCATCTACAACAAATAAGGGCATTGACCAGGATCTTGTAGAGAATTCTGACAGTGATGTGTCTGACGAGATCCCTTACCTTCCACCATTAGGTCTATTATGTAACCCACAGTCCACTGAAAGTGATGCATCTTCTTTGGAGTCTGATAGTGACATAGACATTGTTGAGGAGGAAATTATCAGAGATATTACTTATCCCTCAATCTTTATTAGAAAAATCATCacttcaaaaacaacaaaatctggaaaattcaaaaaatctgACCGTGTTTATAATACTAGACACTTCTGCCCATTTTGTTACAAGTCAGTATCACATTTAATACAACATTTGAATTCAAAAGCACATAGTAAGGAGCCAGAAGTAGTTAATCTCAAAACCCTAATTGGTAAAGAACGCCAGAGGAATATCTCAATGTTGAGAAATAAAGGTGATCATCTGCAAAATGAAAAAGCAATATCAAAGAAACGAGGGGAGATAGTTCTTGCAAGAAGAATAGGATCGAATGAAAAACTCAACATTTCAAACTATGGCCCATGTCCTTTATGCTTGGAGTGGCTTAAGCTAGATGTTTTATACAGACACCAAAAGAAATGCTGCGGCTTATCAGCTGATTCAGGTCAACCGAGCTCATTTATCTCCAAGGGTAACATCATGGTACAGAGTGCAATGATTGCTGGGAGGCTTAAAGAAACTGCATGTAAAGCACTTGTTAATGAAGTTTTCCCTATTATGCAAGATGATAAAATTGGGCATGAAGCTAAAAATGACAGTCTGATTGTTGCACTTGGGAATCACTGGCATAAACGGAATGTAGGAAACAAATTAATGCGTAAACATTATGTATCAGCAGTAATGAGACTAACAAGTCGTCTCCTGATTGAAATTAGAAAGTTAACTGAATCAGAGCAAAGATTGGAGTTTTACCTgcaaccaaaatatttttcagaggTAGCACATGCAGCTTTGAAAGTAGCTAAACAGGATGATGACAACGATGACAATTTACAGGCCCCTTCAAATGCCATTAAACTGGGTTATCATTTGAAGAGATTGTGTAACTTGAAACTGGGCTTAGCAATTAGACATGGAAATGATGACCAAAGAAGAGCATCTAAAAACTTTTTGAAGCTTATGGAGTTAGAATGGTGTTCAAAACTTGCTAGAGTCAATCTCgaagaaagaagaagaaataaGAAAGTTGAACTTCCTCTACCTTCAGATGTGAAAAAGCTTGCAGATTACTTGAAGGTTGAAATAGAATCATTCGACAAAGGAAACCTCACTTATGAGAATTTCAAAAAGGGGTCGACACTGACTGAGGCAGTACTTATTACCTATAACCGACGGCGTCCAGGGGAAATTCAAGCAATGAGGTATTTTTAAGGctattaatcaaatttataaatgtacaattataatacaatatGGATATACTCCTTGAATTTAggtgaaaatattatgttttgataGACATTATCTTCATATCAGTATTTTTAAGCTTCACATGGGAATAGAAGTCCTTGTTACTTTTCTAGAGGTCAGATTGCTGGAAAGGATGTGTAACTGGTTCCCTTGCTTTTCTGGAGggatatgatattaatattttttgtaatattattaaATTGTGTTGACATAATCATTGATTTTACAGGTTGGTTGATTACCACAACAGGAAGACTGGAATAGATCCTGGTGTTGGAGAAGAAATAGTGAAATCACTGTCagaatttgaaagaaaacttgTAGAAGAACAAGATGTGATTGAAATAAGGGGAAAGGTTAGCAACTTTTACATGCATATGTAAGCtgtaactgaattttttttagcatttaaaagtatattgtgtataaaacaattattttgtgtatgtgtttttaatttttgctgTTAATTGTACTGTTGTAGCTGtagacacatacatgtacattaagaCATCATTCTTTTGGAAGTAAATGCACTTAAAATATGTATCATGCAATCTTGTGCATttaattttgatctttttattttctaacaGTGTGGAAAATGTGTACCAGTGATCATTCCTAAGCATGTACGGGGGATTCTGGCACATCTATGTAATCAACGTGTAAGAGCAGCTGCAGGAATACCAAGCTCAAGTGTCCATATCTTTGCAACAAACAGTGAGTTTTAACAAATTACAGTTGATCTGgctttatctatatattttcaattgatctGGTATTCTctttatataatttgtatacTACACAATTACAGACCTGTTTATTCTTATGATTTTCAGTGTATTTTGTACTGATTTTAAGTCCAAAATACATCTCATGGTTTgctgaagtgaaaataaagaaatctgttttgattttaacaGCTAGTTTTCATTATGATCCGTCTCTGTTTGACACTTTCTGATCGCTAAAACAAGAGATAGTTTTCAAACACTTAAGTGATGTCAGGTGGCCAAAATGCAGTGGTttaaaaagatgagaaatgtAGTTGTTCTTTAGTGATATATAAAAAATCGATGTAAATTGTAATCTTTCTTGCAAATGCCAAATCTTGCTGAcaaatctaataaaaaatactgagaGACAGCAATACAGGTAAACAGGTCTGTAATTATCATAACCTCATTTCAACTAGAAACTAAAGGAGTTAAATTTtagtattcaaaatataactttgcattatgaaaaaaattgtggcAAAGATGGGGAAAAGAGTTTTGGGGAAAGATGCCTTAAATTTGCTTTCAATCTCTACTGCAGATGACAGTTAATGCTTTTGATTCTGTTataattgtcaaagaaaaaaaaatggaaacaaaataCTGAAACATTCATTCCTGATTATGCCAtcattgaaattgatgaaaaataaatattgtttgtaGGGGCAGGTGTTTTTAGGGGATATGATTCTGTACAATTTGTGACACAGAATGCTGATCTTCAATTTCCGGAACGCATAAGAGGAACAAACATGAGACGTCTCatggcaactttatgccaggtAAGTTTAGTTTTTATCCTTTTAAACATACAGTGAAATTTAACTTTTGTTTAAACGCCCTACTTAAACCATGTTTTGTGCTAAAGACTGTAAACCCCTTCCCTGCAGTCCCGCATTTTAATGCATATGCCATTTCCTATTTCTAATGCGAAATCACGCATATACTGTTTCCTGCAATCACACATTTTCACGCactttaaaaagttcatttaatctTCACTTTATTGCCAAAGTCCTTTTATTTTATACCTAATAAAATctaataaaagaagaaaatttattttcttattgaAATGTTACGTCATAATATTATTTACACTAAACTTAGAGAAACTTGTACCAGGCTATAAAGTGCTTGTGGGGAAACAGTAACGTCATATTCTATTACGtgacattaaatgtatgttgCATAACAATTCAAGTTGTAAAGAGTTAAACTTAAGTCTCAGAATTGTATACCGCTCTGCAATTATAATCAGTTTCTCTCTTGTAAAGGTTTAAATACAGATTTTAAGTATCTTTTTCTTTAGGCCTTGGATGTGACACCACAGCAGCAAAAGTGGATCATCGATCACATGGGCCATACTCTAGATGTGCACAACATTCACTATAGATGTACATCAGATATCATAGAGAGATCAGACATTGCAAAATTATTAATGCTCATGGACAGGAAGCAGGTtggatatttcaaaaataaaagattgGAAGAAATTAGCTTGGAAGGTAAGTGCTtagcaaatgttttatattattcataaaactataaaaaattatCCCATACATGTAGTCAAATGAATACCAActatacataaaacatatttcttatttcattatTGCTAACTCTTattaaataaggaatcattctttgagtattatgaggtgataatttggtcggggcgtgatcaaatccaataaagcccgaagggctttatgttagatttgatcacaccccgaccgaaattatcatctcataatattcaaagaatgattccttattacttatatttatataattttaagccatcgtaccattatacatttaaatgatagatTAGCAAACaccgctggcgcctcgatttggcgtcatttgtattatgggttatatagtacaaaatcgatatgtagtgttatcacaggcgaagacactggaaaatgtaaatataataggataatgttcaaaatgatatgaccaaacatttttatttaataaatgcaataaaatcattctttttAATCATAGAATTAATTGAAGAACCAGACGAAACAAATGATGTTGATGAGAATGATGACAGATTCTTGGACAGAGATGAAGTGTTCATCCCAAACCTGTTAGAAGATGAAGAGGAAGAAATTCTAGTCAGTAAGTAATATGAATCCATGGTGAGAAATATTTggccaaaaaattatttttttttattaatacagtAGTTGTTTTTCAAGACTGGTACAAATTTggaagaatttgaaaaaaaaaaatttattagttGAATGAATTTAGCCAACCATCATATAATTCATCTTAAAAAGCAGCATAAATAATGTGAGATTTCAACAATCTTTGAAAGggggacttttttttttttatatgt
This genomic window from Crassostrea angulata isolate pt1a10 chromosome 8, ASM2561291v2, whole genome shotgun sequence contains:
- the LOC128159402 gene encoding uncharacterized protein LOC128159402 isoform X2 — its product is MILFSNEENLKMPAQTRKRKKESRKTEEVTYVKGQIVYCYWKGIWWPGAVQSVLKNDVYQISFWKEEERITCNSHNLRNFQCDTDTDLIASSLKKIKRQADLKNKYMEDVEYAKSLSKNKPAPSHTLSSQSPSACEEVPTTSDKPEQERTPPHTLSSQSPSASCEEKPTTSDKPEEERVPPHTLSLLSGPASCEEVHTTNVQPEQERLPPHTLSLQNPPASCEEKPTTSYKPEQERVPPNTLTLQSPSASCEEKPTTSDKPEQERAPPYTLSLQNPPASCEEVPTTRDKPEQERTPTHTFSSQNPPASFEEEPTTSDKPEQERAPPHTLSSQSPSASCEEKPITSDKPGQERALSHTLSSQSPSASFEEEPTTSDKPEQERAPPHTLSSQSPSASCEEKPITSDKPEQERAPPHTLTLQSSPASCEEVPTISYKPQQEKTPPYTLSLQSGPASCEEVPFTSVQLEQERAPPYTLSLQSSPASCEEVPTTSDKPEQERLPPHSLSLQSGPASCVEKPITSDKPGQERAPPHTLRSQSPSASCEEEPTTSDKPGQERAPPLTLSLQSSPASHEEVPTTSDKPEQERVPPHTLSLQSGPASCEEVPTTNVQPEQERLPPHTLTLQSGPASCEEVPSTNVQPEQERLPPHTLTLQSGPASCEEVPTTSDRPEQERLPPNTLSLQSGPASCEEVPTTSDRPEQERLPPHTLSLQNPPASCEEEPTTSDKPEQERAPPLTLSLQNPLALCEDNTITGEQSLESLLPTSSTFSARDEKLLKDLMEYINFSSDEDDDWIDEMDLDSEFIPSESEEEESTSDEDISSSTCVKGVKRKSFEDDVLISSTTNKGIDQDLVENSDSDVSDEIPYLPPLGLLCNPQSTESDASSLESDSDIDIVEEEIIRDITYPSIFIRKIITSKTTKSGKFKKSDRVYNTRHFCPFCYKSVSHLIQHLNSKAHSKEPEVVNLKTLIGKERQRNISMLRNKGDHLQNEKAISKKRGEIVLARRIGSNEKLNISNYGPCPLCLEWLKLDVLYRHQKKCCGLSADSGQPSSFISKGNIMVQSAMIAGRLKETACKALVNEVFPIMQDDKIGHEAKNDSLIVALGNHWHKRNVGNKLMRKHYVSAVMRLTSRLLIEIRKLTESEQRLEFYLQPKYFSEVAHAALKVAKQDDDNDDNLQAPSNAIKLGYHLKRLCNLKLGLAIRHGNDDQRRASKNFLKLMELEWCSKLARVNLEERRRNKKVELPLPSDVKKLADYLKVEIESFDKGNLTYENFKKGSTLTEAVLITYNRRRPGEIQAMRLVDYHNRKTGIDPGVGEEIVKSLSEFERKLVEEQDVIEIRGKCGKCVPVIIPKHVRGILAHLCNQRVRAAAGIPSSSVHIFATNRAGVFRGYDSVQFVTQNADLQFPERIRGTNMRRLMATLCQALDVTPQQQKWIIDHMGHTLDVHNIHYRCTSDIIERSDIAKLLMLMDRKQVGYFKNKRLEEISLEELIEEPDETNDVDENDDRFLDRDEVFIPNLLEDEEEEILVKTSKKKKASFTRKKWTVAEEEEIKKRFAGFLAQDKCPRQKDVEKVMAQSKKYGGLLHTRPRDNIKKKVSCMLVKARKNNNDL
- the LOC128159402 gene encoding uncharacterized protein LOC128159402 isoform X1, which produces MCTKFPFGKRRKEKIKRQADLKNKYMEDVEYAKSLSKNKPAPSHTLSSQSPSACEEVPTTSDKPEQERTPPHTLSSQSPSASCEEKPTTSDKPEEERVPPHTLSLLSGPASCEEVHTTNVQPEQERLPPHTLSLQNPPASCEEKPTTSYKPEQERVPPNTLTLQSPSASCEEKPTTSDKPEQERAPPYTLSLQNPPASCEEVPTTRDKPEQERTPTHTFSSQNPPASFEEEPTTSDKPEQERAPPHTLSSQSPSASCEEKPITSDKPGQERALSHTLSSQSPSASFEEEPTTSDKPEQERAPPHTLSSQSPSASCEEKPITSDKPEQERAPPHTLTLQSSPASCEEVPTISYKPQQEKTPPYTLSLQSGPASCEEVPFTSVQLEQERAPPYTLSLQSSPASCEEVPTTSDKPEQERLPPHSLSLQSGPASCVEKPITSDKPGQERAPPHTLRSQSPSASCEEEPTTSDKPGQERAPPLTLSLQSSPASHEEVPTTSDKPEQERVPPHTLSLQSGPASCEEVPTTNVQPEQERLPPHTLTLQSGPASCEEVPSTNVQPEQERLPPHTLTLQSGPASCEEVPTTSDRPEQERLPPNTLSLQSGPASCEEVPTTSDRPEQERLPPHTLSLQNPPASCEEEPTTSDKPEQERAPPLTLSLQNPLALCEDNTITGEQSLESLLPTSSTFSARDEKLLKDLMEYINFSSDEDDDWIDEMDLDSEFIPSESEEEESTSDEDISSSTCVKGVKRKSFEDDVLISSTTNKGIDQDLVENSDSDVSDEIPYLPPLGLLCNPQSTESDASSLESDSDIDIVEEEIIRDITYPSIFIRKIITSKTTKSGKFKKSDRVYNTRHFCPFCYKSVSHLIQHLNSKAHSKEPEVVNLKTLIGKERQRNISMLRNKGDHLQNEKAISKKRGEIVLARRIGSNEKLNISNYGPCPLCLEWLKLDVLYRHQKKCCGLSADSGQPSSFISKGNIMVQSAMIAGRLKETACKALVNEVFPIMQDDKIGHEAKNDSLIVALGNHWHKRNVGNKLMRKHYVSAVMRLTSRLLIEIRKLTESEQRLEFYLQPKYFSEVAHAALKVAKQDDDNDDNLQAPSNAIKLGYHLKRLCNLKLGLAIRHGNDDQRRASKNFLKLMELEWCSKLARVNLEERRRNKKVELPLPSDVKKLADYLKVEIESFDKGNLTYENFKKGSTLTEAVLITYNRRRPGEIQAMRLVDYHNRKTGIDPGVGEEIVKSLSEFERKLVEEQDVIEIRGKCGKCVPVIIPKHVRGILAHLCNQRVRAAAGIPSSSVHIFATNRAGVFRGYDSVQFVTQNADLQFPERIRGTNMRRLMATLCQALDVTPQQQKWIIDHMGHTLDVHNIHYRCTSDIIERSDIAKLLMLMDRKQVGYFKNKRLEEISLEELIEEPDETNDVDENDDRFLDRDEVFIPNLLEDEEEEILVKTSKKKKASFTRKKWTVAEEEEIKKRFAGFLAQDKCPRQKDVEKVMAQSKKYGGLLHTRPRDNIKKKVSCMLVKARKNNNDL